A single genomic interval of uncultured Sunxiuqinia sp. harbors:
- a CDS encoding SIMPL domain-containing protein, which yields MKTFFLFIALALISASGIAQSELNPLNSTPYIEVTGEGEMEVIPDQIFLHFTIKERYDGKKKLNIEDLEKKMKQHLKVNDFDLTKLSLADADADFVKIKRKNKDVLASKDYVLEVSTTQELADTWEILDEIDVQNAYVERVDHTKMEVYKKEVKIKAIKNAKEKATYLLEAVDQKVGQALFIQERENYAQPYFRNVKTVGAIQRIEDESQQIEPEITFQKIKLSYKVFARFAIN from the coding sequence ATGAAAACATTTTTTTTATTCATTGCCTTGGCGCTGATCTCAGCATCAGGCATAGCACAAAGCGAGCTAAATCCTTTAAATTCGACCCCGTATATTGAAGTTACAGGGGAAGGTGAAATGGAAGTTATTCCTGATCAAATCTTCCTGCATTTCACCATAAAAGAACGCTACGATGGCAAGAAAAAACTCAACATCGAGGATCTGGAAAAGAAAATGAAACAACACTTGAAAGTAAATGATTTTGATTTAACCAAGTTATCTTTAGCTGATGCTGACGCTGATTTTGTGAAGATCAAACGAAAAAATAAAGATGTACTGGCATCAAAAGACTATGTGCTTGAGGTTAGCACCACACAAGAATTGGCTGACACGTGGGAGATACTGGATGAAATTGACGTTCAAAATGCTTATGTGGAACGGGTCGACCATACTAAAATGGAAGTCTACAAAAAAGAAGTCAAGATTAAAGCAATAAAAAATGCAAAAGAAAAAGCAACGTACTTGCTCGAAGCAGTAGATCAAAAAGTTGGACAAGCCTTGTTTATTCAGGAACGCGAAAATTATGCACAACCTTATTTTCGTAATGTAAAAACAGTGGGTGCCATACAGCGAATTGAAGATGAGAGTCAACAAATTGAACCCGAAATTACTTTTCAAAAGATAAAACTGAGCTACAAAGTTTTTGCTCGATTTGCGATCAACTAA